A region from the Manihot esculenta cultivar AM560-2 chromosome 13, M.esculenta_v8, whole genome shotgun sequence genome encodes:
- the LOC110629962 gene encoding protein RBL, whose translation MNASIIDPLQGDFPEVIEEYLEHGVMKCIAFNRRGTLLAAGCSDGSCVIWDFETRGIAKELRDKDCVAAITSICWSKYGHRILVSAADKSLTLWDVVNGEKISRTILQQTPLLARLHPGSTAPSLCLACPLSSAPMIVDLNTGSTTMLPVAVPDMGSGLAPPPRSKSSDGTPPFTPTAACFNKCGDLVYVGNSKGEIFIIDHKVIQVRAMVSIPGGAVIKNIVFSRNGQYLLTNSNDRTIRIYENLLPLKDGLSALEEMDRTINEPDGVEKKKTIGSKCLALFREFQDSITKMHWKAPCFSGDGEWVIGGSASKGEHKIYIWDRAGHLVKILEGPKEALIDLAWHPVHPIVVSVSLTGLVYIWAKDYTENWSAFAPDFKELEENEEYVEREDEFDLMPETEKVKESDVNDDEEVDIVTVEKDAFSDSDMSQEELCFLPAIPCPDVPEQQDKCVGSSSKLMDSNHSGSPLSEGAGQNGVAVNHASSPLEEDTGGTRIKRKRKPSEKGLELQAEKVRKPLKPLKSSGRLSKLKNKYVVDLDISNGGVYGDDVSDE comes from the exons ATGAACGCTTCGATAATCG ATCCACTGCAAGGAGATTTTCCAGAGGTTATAGAGGAGTATTTGGAGCATGGGGTCATGAAATGTATCGCCTTTAATCGCCGTGGCACTCTTCTCGCTG CTGGATGCTCTGATGGAAGTTGCGTTATCTGGGATTTCGAGACTAGAGGAATTGCTAAGGAGCTTCGAGATAAGGACTGTGTTGCTGCAATAACAAGCATCTGCTGGTCCAAGTATGGTCATAGAATCCTTGTTTCTGCTGCTGATAAATCGTTAACACTTTGGGATGTTGTAAATGGAGAGAAGATTTCACGTACTATTCTGCAGCAAACACCACTGCTAGCTCGCCTGCATCCAGGTTCCACTGCTCCATCTCTTTGTTTGGCATGCCCACTCTCATCTGCTCCGATGATTGTTGACTTAAACACAGGAAGCACCACTATGCTTCCAGTTGCAGTACCTGATATGGGCAGTGGACTTGCCCCTCCACCACGCAGCAAATCTTCAGATGGAACTCCCCCCTTCACTCCAACTGCTGCATGCTTCAACAAGTGTGGAGATCTAGTGTATGTGGGAAATTCCAAAGgggaaatatttataatagacCACAAAGTTATTCAAGTGCGTGCAATGGTTTCTATTCCTGGTGGTGCTGTGATAAAGAACATAGTATTCAGCAGAAATGGACAGTATCTGCTGACGAATTCGAATGATCGCACTATCAGAATCTATGAAAATCTTCTGCCTTTGAAAGATGGCCTTTCTGCTTTGGAGGAGATGGACAGGACAATCAATGAGCCAGATGGTgttgaaaagaagaaaactatTGGATCAAAGTGCTTAGCACTATTCCGAGAGTTTCAAGATTCTATCACCAAGATGCACTGGAAGGCACCGTGTTTCAGTGGTGATGGTGAGTGGGTAATTGGTGGTTCTGCAAGCAAAGGAGAGCACAAAATCTACATATGGGATAGGGCTGGACATCTTGTAAAAATCCTTGAAGGGCCAAAAGAAGCATTAATTGATTTAGCATGGCATCCTGTTCATCCCATTGTAGTCTCTGTTTCCTTGACTGGTTTGGTGTATATTTGGGCTAAGGATTATACTGAGAACTGGAGTGCATTTGCACCAGACTTCAAAGAGCTAGAGGAAAATGAAGAGTATGTGGAGCGAGAAGATGAATTTGATCTGATGCCTGAAACTGAAAAG GTGAAGGAATCAGATGttaatgatgatgaagaagtTGACATTGTTACTGTGGAGAAAGATGCTTTCAGTGATTCTGATATGTCACAGGAAGAACTATGCTTCTTGCCAGCCATTCCCTGTCCTGATGTTCCTGAGCAACAGGACAAGTGTGTTGGAAGCTCTTCCAAGTTAATGGACAGTAATCATTCTGGATCACCTCTTTCTGAAGGAGCTGGACAAAATGGAGTAGCAGTGAATCATGCATCAAGTCCACTTGAAG AGGACACAGGAGGTACCCGAATTAAGAGGAAACGGAAACCTTCAGAAAAGGGGTTAGAGTTGCAGGCTGAGAAGGTGAGGAAGCCCTTGAAACCATTGAAATCTTCTGGTAGATTGtctaaacttaaaaataaatacgtAGTTGACCTTGATATTAGTAATGGTGGTGTATATGGGGATGATGTTTCTGACGAGTAG